The following proteins are co-located in the Urocitellus parryii isolate mUroPar1 chromosome 15, mUroPar1.hap1, whole genome shotgun sequence genome:
- the LOC113177703 gene encoding SIGLEC family-like protein 1, whose translation MSSNTAVSSNDSSSSSSSSFSSSSGLHLTLKPEDHGTIIGRHLNFSLENWTRSSLAKLQAVSPARLLNASCSWEKTLQCSCSFHGIPTPSVQWWVGGVPVGVNSVDGGLQMTSTTVGPWANSTISLRGDPEIVRRLHCAGRNPYGIHTSSIFLIPGKSSVSSVFLRGLVQGTVYGAMASSLLLFCLVLLAMKMLRWRAKEALALRRPELLGQPEAPNVLEAATPQAWAGV comes from the exons ATGTCCTCCAATACTGCTGTCTCCAGCAatgactcctcctcctcctcctcttcctccttctcctcttcctccggGCTGCACCTCACCCTGAAGCCCGAGGACCATGGCACCATCATTGGGCGTCACTTGAACTTCTCCCTAGAGAACTGGACCAGAAGTAGCCTGGCCAAGCTCCAAGCAGTCT CACCAGCCAGGCTGCTCAACGCCTCCTGCTCCTGGGAGAAGACACTGCAGTGCAGCTGCTCCTTCCACGGGATCCCCACGCCCTCTGTGCAGTGGTGGGTGGGCGGTGTCCCTGTGGGTGTGAACAGCGTGGATGGCGGCCTCCAGATGACTTCCACCACGGTTGGCCCCTGGGCCAACAGCACCATCAGCCTCAGGGGGGATCCAGAAATAGTCAGGAGGCTGCACTGTGCGGGCAGGAATCCGTATGGAATCCACACTTCCAGCATCTTCCTGATACCAG GTAAGAGCTCCGTTTCCAGCGTGTTCCTGCGAGGGCTGGTCCAGGGCACGGTGTACGGGGCCATGGCGTCCTCGCTGCTCCTCTTCTGCCTTGTCCTCCTTGC GATGAAGATGCTTCGGTGGAGGGCCAAAGAAGCCCTGGCCCTCAGGAGACCAGAGTTGCTGGGGCAGCCAGAAGCACCCAACGTGTTGGAAGCTGCAACCCCACAGGCCTGGGCTGGAG TGTGA